The proteins below come from a single Aspergillus oryzae RIB40 DNA, chromosome 5 genomic window:
- a CDS encoding Rab GTPase-binding exocyst subunit SEC15 (exocyst complex, subunit SEC15) → MPSMVSSRNESAYVLNQLIPSIKEYSVGNRTPQLLQSLSRFASDKEAEIETICNTNHQEFVTSVNQLLRIREGTVSLTAEILDLNQSIQASTEKLAEQKKALVESRSHRQNIDETSRAIQDCLEVLRLANQIHDLLARKNHYAALRALDELQNVHLKGVTKYKIADMIQRSVPATQKAIAEAVMSDLNTWLYRIREMSQYLGEIALYHTDLRKTRQKERADMTPYLGHFKLNSAIELVSDEHEEYDLLQNEELQVDFTPLFECLHIHQSLGHMDKFRSEYANTRRRQKELLIPPSITLVDEDGASLHNLLEEMAGFAIVERSTMKRVPDLRSPVDVDELWDSMCQTAVNLILKALPEVDNAESLLKIKNLIALFMQTMNSWGFPVGVFDNFLLTLFKKYAELLKKRFSDDFQEIVSTDDYMPMPIQTLEEFDKVLNVSCFPCVLPFSQMYPLCCIDIRNFLNQFYFFANDDFSHSSVIDESLKDALDELLSSKVCDTLVERLASQYLGQIVQILINLEHFELACHELENLLAAARSHNSTGGPITLKATEKFRNNKKAAEKRIFEVVNSKIDDLIETAEYDWMAPVPPTEPSNYMQTLTRFLSNIMNSTLLGLPTEIKELIYFDALSHAANMILALPLAADVKKINPNGVMALAKDVEYLYHFVDSLGVPILRENLDELQQTVQLMQADNTDEFYDISTRNKKYGRVDAINGPVLLEKVVRSIQSPVKTDKFTTLSSRFGKKS, encoded by the exons ATGCCTTCTatggtttcttctcgcaATGAATCTGCATATGTTTTGAATCAG TTGATTCCTTCAATAAAGGAATATAGCGTGGGAAATCGAACTCCACAGTTACTACAGTCCTTGTCTAGGTTCGCTAGCGATAAGGAAGCTGAAATAGAAACTATCTGTAACACCAATCACCAAGAATTCGTCACGTCAGTCAATCAACTCCTCCGTATTAGGGAAGGTACTGTGAGCCTAACAGCCGAAATATTGGACCTGAATCAATCCATTCAAGCTAGTACTGAAAAGCTAGCtgaacagaagaaagctCTAGTCGAATCACGGAGCCACCGTCAGAATATTGATGAAACCTCCCGTGCTATTCAAGATTGCCTGGAGGTTCTCCGCCTCGCGAACCAAATTCATGACTTATTAGCGAGGAAAAACCATTATGCAGCCCTTCGAGCCCTTGATGAGCTCCAAAATGTTCACCTCAAGGGCGTGACCAAGTACAAAATTGCAGACATGATTCAGCGCTCAGTGCCAGCAACTCAAAAGGCTATAGCTGAGGCAGTGATGTCTGATCTAAACACTTGGCTGTACAGAATCCGCGAGATGTCGCAATATCTGGGGGAAATTGCCTTGTATCATACAGATCTCCGTAAAACGAGGCAGAAGGAGAGGGCCGACATGACGCCATATCTTGGCCATTTTAAACTAAATTCCGCCATTGAGCTTGTTTCTGATGAACATGAGGAATATGACCTCCTACAGAACGAGGAACTACAAGTCGACTTCACGCCACTGTTTGAATGCTTACACATTCACCAATCTCTTGGACATATGGATAAGTTCAGGAGTGAGTATGCTAATACACGTCGTCGACAAAAGGAGCTATTGATACCTCCATCAATAACTCTCgttgatgaggatggcgCAAGTCTACATAATCTTCTCGAGGAGATGGCAGGGTTTGCAATTGTTGAACGATCTACAATGAAGAGAGTGCCAGACTTGCGATCTCCAGTTGAT GTAGATGAACTCTGGGATTCTATGTGCCAAACAGCTGTGAACCTGATATTGAAGGCCCTTCCCGAAGTCGATAATGCCGAGAGTTTGCTGAAAATTAAGAATCTTATTGCACTGTTCATGCAAACAATGAAT AGTTGGGGCTTCCCCGTTGGTGTCTTTGACAACTTCTTGCTCACTCTTTTCAAGAAGTACGCCGAAttgctcaagaagaggtTCAGTGACGACTTTCAAGAG ATTGTATCAACAGATGATTATATGCCTATGCCCATCCAGACGCTGGAGGAGTTTGACAAAGTACTCAATGTTAGCTG TTTTCCATGTGTCTTGCCATTTTCTCAGATGTATCCCTTATGCTGCATTGACATTCGGAATTTTCTGAATCAGTTCTACTTCTTTGCCAACGACGATTTCTCCCACTCGAGTGTCATCGATGAATCTCTCAAAGAT GCACTCGATGAACTTCTTTCAAGCAAAGTTTGTGATACATTAGTTGAGCGCCTTGCTTCTCAGTATCTGGGGCAGATCGTTCAGATACTCATTAATTTGGAGCATTTTGAACTCGCTTGTCATGAACTCGAAAATCTCCTTGCAGCAGCGAGGTCACACAATTCCACGGGCGGTCCCATCACTCTCAAAGCCACCGAAAAGTTCAGGAACAATAAAAAGGCGGCAGAGAAACGTATCTTTGAGGTGGTTAACTCCAAGATTGACGACCTCATCGAAACCGCGGAATATGACTGGATGGCCCCTGTTCCGCCTACAGAACCGAGCAACTACATGCAGACTCTAACTCGGTTCTTATCCAATATAATGAACTCGACATTGCTCGGGCTCCCCACcgagatcaaggagcttATTTACTTCGATGCTCTTAGCCATGCAGCAAACATGATTCTT GCGCTTCCTCTTGCTGCAGATGTAAAGAAGATCAACCCGAACGGTGTCATGGCTCTTGCAAAGGACGTTGAATATCTCTATCACTTTGTCGATAGTCTTGGTGTACCTATCCTCCGGGAAAACCTCGATGAACTCCAGCAAACTGTGCAGTTGATGCAGGCGGATAATACTGATGAGTTCTATGATATTTCTACTCGGAATAAGAAGTATGGCCGCGTGGACGCCATCAATGGCCCAGTCCTACTAGAAAA GGTGGTTCGCTCTATTCAAAGTCCCGTGAAGACCGACAAATTCACGACACTTTCTTCGAGATTCGGGAAGAAATCCTAG
- the hapE gene encoding CCAAT-binding factor complex subunit HapE (CCAAT-binding factor, subunit C (HAP5)): protein MEQSTQSASQQQGRQQPVYDTRNGGHYAELYTGTWANVNQGLQGTARDILTTYWQHIINHLESDNHDYKIHQLPLARIKKVMKADPEVKMISAEAPILFAKGCDIFITELTMRAWIHAEDNKRRTLQRSDIAAALSKSDMFDFLIDIVPREEATSHAKRSSQAAGAPSGAPGPTGAAGQLPPSQHGVQHPSHHMAPPDYSLGQHGLQDQEYRQPAMYAGPVQSDPTAAYGQPQSQMFEGMYAAYPHLPPQQ from the exons ATGGAACAATCCACCCAAAGTGCTAGCCAGCAGCAGGGCAGACAGCAACCTGTGTATGATACTAGAAACGGTGGACACTATG CTGAACTTTATACGGGTACTTGGGCAAAT GTCAATCAAGGCTTGCAAGGCACGGCTCGTGATATTCTGACAACGTATTGGCAGCAtatcatcaaccacctcgAATCAGACAACCATGATTATAAAATCCATCAACTGCCATTGGCGCGTATTAAGAAGGTCATGAAAGCTGATCCAGAGGTGAAAATGATTTCAGCCGAGGCACCAATCCTCTTTGCTAAAGGTTGTGATATATTCATTACCGAGCTGACTATGCGAGCTTGGATACATGCCGAGGACAACAAGCGGCGCACTCTGCAGAGATCAGATATTGCCGCTGCCCTCTCTAAATCCGACATGTTCGATTTTCTCATTGACATAGTTCCCCGTGAGGAGGCCACGTCGCACGCAAAGCGATCTAGTCAGGCGGCAGGTGCACCGTCGGGGGCCCCTGGGCCTACAGGCGCTGCAGGACAACTTCCGCCATCCCAGCACGGAGTGCAGCACCCGTCACATCACATGGCACCCCCCGACTACAGTTTGGGCCAGCATGGTCTTCAAGACCAGGAATATCGTCAACCAGCTATGTACGCGGGACCTGTGCAATCGGATCCGACTGCAGCATATGGTCAGCCGCAATCTCAAATGTTTGAAGGAATGTATGCCGCTTACCCGCACTTACCGCCACAGCAG TGA
- a CDS encoding mitochondrial 37S ribosomal protein uS10m (mitochondrial ribosomal protein S10): MAAERPASSTSSWFALPSCKIASSSSTPLPSQRNGTNSLHHVPKIGQSSQPLLKDQSLGETCTYPCNRAERLDGINAKSRLPRSVQAVYLRPLRRKAEYGLPVCDLQLRSYSVRNVEFFADFAVRAAYYLKLPVSGPVPLPRIVERWTFPRSNFVHKKSQENFERITLRRLIQIKDGSPQVVQTWLAFLRKHALYGVGMKANVWEHESLDVFKNIDNAVPEVEGSLEPHLSHFGQRGGEGTQSPIPDLLGDMRLPKHRSPLSSVREG, translated from the exons ATGGCTGCTGAACGACCAGCCTCGAGTACTTCCTCATGGTTTGCTTTGCCCTCCTGCAAAATAGCGTCTAGCTCTTCAACACCCTTGCCCT CTCAACGGAACGGGACCAACAGCCTGCATCATGTACCAAAAATTGGTCAGTCATCACAACCTCTTCTCAAAGATCAATCACTAGGAGAGACATGCACTTACCCTTGCAACAGGGCCGAGCGCCTGGACGGTATCAACGCTAAATCCCGGCTGCCACGAAGCGTGCAAGCGGTGTATTTGCGGCCTCTCCGACGGAAAGCCGAATATGGATTGCCGGTTTGCGACCTTCAACTTCGATCGTATAGCGTTCGAAATGTGGAGTTCTTCGCTGATTTCGCTGTGCGTGCTGCCTATTACTTAAAACTTCCTGTCTCCGGGCCTGTGCCTCTACCACGCATCGTTGAACGTTGGACATTCCCTCGAAGCAATTTCGTGCACAAGAAGAGCCAGGAAAATTTTGAGCGGATCACTCTTCGCCGACTGATTCAAATCAAGGATGGTAGCCCTCAGGTTGTGCAGACGTGGTTGGCATTTTTACGAAAGCATGCTTTATATGGAGTGGGTATGAAAGCTAATGTTTGGGAACACGAGAGCCTTG ACGTGTTCAAGAATATAGATAACGCAGTCCCTGAGGTTGAAGGGTCCCTCGAGCCTCATCTATCACACTTCGGTCAGCGGGGAGGTGAAGGGACGCAGAGTCCGATACCTGATCTTCTGGGCGACATGCGACTTCCTAAACACAGAAGTCCACTAAGCAGCGTCCGCGAAGGCTGA
- a CDS encoding tryptophan--tRNA ligase (mitochondrial tryptophanyl-tRNA synthetase) produces MKGHLRRWGSSVTAQPSPISSSQTIFSGIQPTGVPHLGNYLGALREWVRLQDNATEGTRLFYSIVDLHALTVPQDRCQLKKWRREAFATLLAVGLNPDRSTIFYQSAVPAHTELYWILSTVASMGYLSRMTQWKSKLQLPENTSLDHSAARSKLRLGLFSYPVLQAADILVHRATHVPVGEDQRQHLEFSRYTANSFNHLYGHIFPSPEALISPAKRVMSLKEPTLKMSKSHADSRSRILLTDSPYDIHRKVRAALTDSDASITYDPVRRPGVSNLIEILSHLDGRSCDDLSLEYKSASLRALKEDLAGRISDHLQGIRERYYSLMEDNSGYLDTVTEQGAQAARANADVTMKQIRKAMGL; encoded by the exons ATGAAAGGCCATCTCCGAAGATGGGGTAGCTCAGTTACAGCGCAGCCATCACCAATATCATCTAGTCAGACTATATtctctgggatccagccaaCTGGTGTGCCGCACTTGGGGAATTATCTGGGTGCTTTGCGTGAATGGGTCAGGCTACAGGACAATGCTACCGAGGGGACGAGATTGTTTTACTCCATCGTCGACTTGCATGCCTTAACTGTACCACAAGATAGGTGTCAATTAAAGAAGTGGCGTAGGGAGGCGTTTGCGACACTTCTCGCTGTAGGCTTGAACCCCGATCGCTCAACCATTTTTTACCAGTCGGCT GTTCCTGCTCATACTGAATTATATTGGATCCTGAGTACGGTAGCTTCTATGGGATACCTATCACGGATGACTCAATGGAAG AGCAAGTTGCAACTACCGGAAAACACAAGCCTGGATCATTCAGCTGCCAGGTCTAAGCTACGGCTTGGCTTATTCTCTTACCCTGTATTGCAAGCAGCGGACATCTTAGTGCACAG GGCTACTCATGTACCTGTTGGGGAGGATCAAAGACAGCATCTTGAGTTTTCTAGGTATACTGCTAATAGCTTTAACCATCTCTACGGTCATATCTTCCCATCTCCAGAGGCACTCATCT CACCTGCGAAGCGAGTTATGTCTCTCAAAGAGCCCACCTTGAAAATGTCCAAGTCGCACGCCGACAGCCGATCGAGGATCCTCCTTACTGATTCACCTTATGATATTCATAGGAAAGTTAGGGCTGCCCTAACTGACTCAGACGCAAGCATAACTTATGATCCTGTCCGCCGGCCGGGCGTTTCTAATCTTATAGAAATTCTAAGCCATCTCGACGGAAGATCCTGCGACGACTTATCTTTGGAATACAAATCGGCGAGCCTTCGGGCTCTTAAAGAAGACCTGGCAGGTCGAATCTCTGATCACCTGCAAGGAATAAGAGAGCGGTACTATTCGCTCATGGAAGACAACTCTGGTTATCTGGATACTGTCACAGAGCAGGGTGCCCAGGCTGCACGTGCCAATGCCGATGTGACTATGAAACAGATTAGAAAAGCCATGGGGCTGTGA
- a CDS encoding pepsin-like aspartic protease (aspartyl protease), protein MQKSWLVLLVACLGLQGTTALTLHRRDLPAVVSLDIKRNNAVDPVARDRMRRKRDKTVEQNLDNEETLYFCNITLGTPKQSLRLVLDTGSSDLWCNAANSTLCSSRDQPCNASGSYDPSSSSSYAYTSSDFNISYADGTGAAGDYVTDTIHIGGATVKDFQFGVGYSSSSAEGVLGIGYTTNEVQVGRLGKSAYANLPQAMVKNGLIQSNAYSLWLNDLGADTGSILFGGVNTEKYHGELQTLPIQTVNGVYSEFIIALTGVSLSSASSHHNYSSSDALPAAVLLDSGSSLTYLPNSIVQDIYDDLGVTYESSSGVGYVPCSLAQQNINVTYTFSSPIITVGIDELVLDAGDLRFRNGARACIFGIVPAGDSTAVLGDTFLRSAYVVYDLSNNEISLANTKFNSTKDNILEIGTGDDSVPGATQVSNPVTSVVADGSGARIGGPTGEIFTDIPSATSSGGAAAPAGPTDVPKHLVLGAAAIGYVLAF, encoded by the exons ATGCAGAAGTCCTGGCTTGTTTTGCTCGTTGCTTGCCTTGGCTTGCAAGGGACAACAGCGCTGACACTCCACCGAAGAGACCTTCCGGCCGTTGTCTCGCTGGATATCAAACGAAATAACGCAGTCGACCCTGTGGCTAGAGACCGGATGAGACGAAAGCGCGACAAGACTGTTGAGCAGAATCTCGATAATGAG GAAACGTTATATTTCTGTAACATAACGCTGGGCACACCAAAGCAAAGCCTGCGGTTAGTCCTTGATACAGGAAGCAGTGACCTCTGGTGTAATGCAGCGAATTCGACGCTTTGCTCATCTAGAGATCAACCTTGCAATGCCTCGGGGTCTTACGACCCAagttcatcttcatcatatGCCTATACATCTTCGGACTTCAACATATCGTACGCTGACGGCACTGGAGCCGCCGGTGATTATGTTACGGATACTATCCACATTGGAGGTGCTACTGTCAAGGACTTCCAGTTCGGGGTGGGTTACTCGTCTAGCTCCGCCG AGGGTGTTTTGGGAATAGGATATACAACGAACGAAGTCCAGGTTGGCCGGCTCGGTAAAAGTGCCTACGCAAATCTTCCTCAAGCGATGGTCAAAAACGGTCTAATCCAGTCGAATGCTTATAGCCTTTGGCTCAATGACCTGGGAGCAGATACTGGCTCGATTTTATTTGGAGGCGTTAATACGGAGAAGTATCATGGGGAACTGCAAACTTTGCCGATTCAGACAGTCAATGGGGTCTATTCTGAGTTCATTATAGCACTGACTGGTGTCTCATTGAGCTCAGCATCAAGTCACCATAATTATTCATCTTCCGATGCTCTCCCAGCCGCGGTCCTGCTTGACTCAGGAAGTTCTCTGACCTATCTTCCAAATTCCATTGTGCAAGACATCTATGATGACCTGGGTGTCACTTATGAGTCATCCAGCGGTGTTGGCTATGTGCCATGTAGCCTGGCACAGCAAAATATTAATGTGACCTACACTTTTTCGTCGCCTATTATTACAGTTGGAATTGATGAACTCGTTCTAGATGCAGGTGATCTGCGATTTCGAAATGGCGCGCGTGCATGCATTTTTGGCATTGTACCAGCCGGAGATAGCACTGCTGTCCTGGGGGATACGTTCCTACGCAGTGCATATGTTGTATACGACCTATCCAACAATGAAATCTCCCTGGCCAATACCAAATTTAACTCCACCAAGGATAATATCTTGGAAATTGGAACTGGCGATGATTCCGTCCCTGGAGCCACCCAAGTTTCAAATCCCGTCACATCTGTTGTGGCCGATGGGTCAGGGGCCAGGATCGGGGGTCCAACTGGTGAGATCTTCACTGATATACCTTCAGCAACAAGTTCTGGCGGCGCTGCAGCACCTGCCGGGCCAACAGATGTTCCAAAGCACTTGGTTCTTGGTGCAGCGGCTATTGGATATGTGCTCGCTTTTTGA
- a CDS encoding N5-glutamine methyltransferase family protein (predicted methyltransferase), which yields MPRISNLTILRAYKQNPLLPVLLRECRSHDSAKNELRWLQERASRSISSKQVTRSSLAPLGWRRLLRSMCHARSKGMPLQYILGDQPFGELDILCEKGVLIPRAETEAFTIQTAKLILNNVQKHGRHEAGQQQRSLRIVDLCTGSGCIGLLLHALLAPHIDQLSILGVDLSPAAIALANKNLAHNIQRGLLLNRAATEVSFQRGNVLPHDSSGLPSAREVLCNHQGLPSEIEPKCDVLISNPPYISPESFRDGTTSRSVRVFEPKLALVPPLGDSIMGLGHDRQEDLFYYHIILLSFQVRTKLLVLECGDRSQATRVAAIVKTLSSGYQLNALSIKIWSSSGTFIGDETPPEDGPCAVVVTAIQ from the exons ATGCCACGTATTTCTAACCTAACTATCCTAAGAGCCTACAAGCAGAATCCACTCCTTCCTGTATTACTCCGAGAATGCCGATCGCATGACTCTGCAAAGAATGAACTTCGCTGGCTCCAGGAGAGGGCCAGTCGCTCGATTTCGTCCAAACAGGTTACGCGGTCTTCCCTTGCCCCtttgggatggagaaggctcCTTAGATCGATGTGCCATGCTCGATCAAAAGGAATGCCTCTGCAATATATCTTAGGCGATCAACCCTTCGGCGAGCTCGACATTCTATGTGAAAAGGGTGTGCTAATTCCAAG AGCAGAAACAGAGGCATTCACTATACAAACTGCCAAATTGATCTTGAACAACGTTCAAAAGCATGGGCGTCATGAAGCTGGTCAACAGCAGCGTTCCTTGCGTATAGTTGATCTCTGTACAGGTAGTGGCTGCATAGGGCTACTCCTGCATGCACTTCTTGCCCCTCATATCGATCAGCTTTCAATTCTTGGGGTTGATCTTAGCCCTGCAGCTATTGCACTAGCCAACAAGAACCTTGCGCACAATATTCAACGAGGTCTACTTTTAAACCGTGCTGCTACTGAGGTTTCTTTCCAGCGCGGGAACGTTCTCCCCCATGATAGCAGTGGACTTCCTTCGGCAAGGGAGGTGCTGTGCAATCACCAAGGGCTTCCCTCTGAAATAGAGCCAAAATGTGACGTTCTCATCTCAAACCCGCCATATATATCCCCTGAATCATTTCGAGACGGTACTACCTCACGTAGCGTCCGAGTTTTCGAACCAAAGCTTGCATTGGTTCCTCCGCTCGGAGACTCTATTATGGGATTAGGTCATGATAGACAGGAGGACCTTTTCTACTATCACATCATTTTGCTATCATTTCAGGTTCGTACGAAGCTTTTGGTGCTTGAGTGCGGCGACCGCTCACAAGCTACGCGGGTAGCTGCTATTGTCAAAACACTGTCCAGCGGCTATCAGCTGAATGCCCTGTCCATCAAGATCTGGTCTAGTTCTGGGACATTTATTGGTGACGAAACGCCCCCCGAGGATGGGCCATGTGCAGTTGTTGTGACAGCCATTCAATAG